TGCCTCGTTGGGGGTTGCCACGTTTCCCGCCCGATGCGGCAGGGATCCCGGCATGCTCGCGTTCGCGCGACCCACACCGGAAAGAACCAGCACCGTAAATGTTCCGAACTGTCAGATCGACGCGCAGTACCCGGACATTCAATATGCGACAGCACAGACGACGATCGGGACCGACAACAAGGGCCTCGTCGCGCTATGCACGGACCTGAAGGACCTGGTGCAGATCGCGCGCGCAAATCGATCTTCGGTCCTTTTGGAGGTCGTTGGCCACACCAGCGGCGAATATTCCAACTTCGAAAACTGCGCCATGACTGCGGCGCCGCGGGCCGGCCGCGCCCGCAGCAGAAAAAAAAGCCCTTTCACAGCAGCCGATCTGGAGGGTTACTACAAAGTGCAAAGCACACTCACTCCGCACGCGATATCGCAGATTGAGGTGAATGGCTTCGATCGCTATATCTGCAATGCCCTCATTGCCTATGAACGCGCGGACAATATCGTCAGGCAATGCTCGGCGACGGCTCCGTCCGACGAACAGGACATCCAGCGCTTCGTGACGATGGCCGCCGAGCCGCACGGCGCGCGATCCGGAAACGCCGAATTTTGTTCGCAAGCATCGCGAGCCGCAAAGGAGCATTGCCGGCGTACCGTCACCTTACGCCTGCGCCTGTTGCCGCCAACGAAGCCCACGCCAAAAGCGCAGCCTTCGTCCGCCACCTGACGAAGCCGCGCCGGAATCCTGGCCGGCGCGGCCCGGAGCCTTCAGTTCGACTGCCGCCGCAGGAAGGCGGGGATTTCGAACTGCTCGTCGCGCTTGTGGTCCGGGAACAGGTCGTCGGCGAGCGACGGAGCGGCCTTCGGAGCGTCCTGCTGCGGCTGGCGGGCCACGATGGGCTGCGCCGTCGCGCGCGGCGCCGGGCGCTGCTGCAGCGGCTCGATGCGCGGCTCGTCCTTTTTCTTGCGGCCGAAAAGTCCGAACAGCTTCTTTTCCGGTTCCGGCGCGATCGGCTGCGGACGCATCGGCTCGATGCGCGGGATCGGCGCGCTGCGGACGGCCGCGACGGCCGGCATCGGCGGGATGTCGTCCTCGATCGCCGGCGCTTCCTCGCCGCCGAGGATCATCTCTTCGGCGGGCGACACCGGGCGGACCGGCAGCTGGGCGCCGAGCTCGTCGGCCAGCGCCTCGTGCTGGCGATGAACGGCATTGGTCACGCCCATCGCGACGGCCGGACGCGGCTCGATCCTGGGCTCCGGCTTGGCGGGTTCAGGCTTCAGGGCGACCGGCTTGATGTGCGGACGCAGCGGCTGGACCTTTTCCGGCATGCGCAGCTGTTCCGCATCGATTCCCGTGGCGACCACGGAGACGCGGATGCGGCCTTCCATGTCGTCGAGGATCGTGTTGCCGAAGATGATGTTGGCGTCGGGATCGACCTCGGCGCGGATGCGGTTCGCGGCCTGCTCGACCTCGAACAGCATGAGGTCCGGACCGCCGGTGATATTGATGAGCACGCCGCGGGCGCCCTTCATCGACACATCGTCCAGCAACGGGTTGGAGATCGCCATGTCGGCGGCCTTGGAGGCACGATCCTCGCCCTCGGCCTCGCCGGTGCCCATCATCGCCTTGCCCATCTCGGAGATGACCGACTTGATGTCGGCGAAGTCGAGATTGATCAGGCCGGGCATCACGATCAGGTCGGTGACGCCGCGCACGCCGGCATGCAGCACCTCGTCGGCCATGGCGAAGGCCTGGGCGAAGGTGGTGCGGTCGTTGGCGACCCGGAACAGGTTCTGGTTCGGGATGACGATCAGGGTGTGGACGTATTGCTGCAGCTCGGTGATGCCGCGCTCGGCCGCGCGCATGCGCTTGTCGCCCTCGAAGGCGAAGGGCTTGGTCACGACGCCGACGCAGAGGATGCCCATCTCGCGCACCGCGCGGGCGATGACCGGCGCCGCGCCGGTGCCGGTGCCGCCGCCCATGCCGGCGGTGATGAACACCATGTGGGAGCCGGCGAGCTGCTCCATGATCTCGTCCATCGACTCTTCCGCGCCGGCCCGGCCGACATCGGGCGAGGCGCCGGCGCCGAGACCTTCGGTGGTCTTGTGGCCGAGCTGGATGCGCCGTTCGGCCCGGGACTGGGCCAGGGCCTGCGCGTCGGTGTTGGCGACGAGGAATTCGACGCCTTCGAGTTTGGACGCGATCATGTTGTTGACCGCATTGCCGCCGGCGCCGCCGACGCCGAGCACGGTGATTCGCGGACGCAATTCCGTAAGTTCGGGCGCCTTAAGGTTGATCGCCATATCGCTCTCCTTGGCTGTTTTTCGTCATGACCACGTCACACCCAGTCGCCCAACTGATTCGCATTGTTATTGTTGAATCATCCGAACAGCCCACCGGTCAACCGGCCAAGCCATCCGGACGCCTTTGTTTCCGGCGTTTCATGCGCACGTTCTGGGTTCAGGACCTCGGGCGGCAACGTCGCGCCCGCCATGAGAAGACCGACCGCCGTCGCGTAGTCGGGACCGAGCGACGCGGCGGGAAGGCCGGGGAAGCTTTGCGGGCGGCCGATGCGCACCTGCTTGTTGAGGATGCGGCCCGCGAGCTCGCGCGTGCCGGCGAGCTGGCAGGCGCCGCCCGTCAGCACGGCGCGACGGCCGGCGGCCACGTCGAAGCCGCTGGCGCGCAGGCGCGATTGCACCTGGCCGAAAATCTCCTCCAGGCGGGCCTGGATGATGCGGGTGAGCATCGAACGCGGCACGCGCATCGCGCTGTCCTCGCCCTCCTCGCCCATCTGGGCCAGCGGAATGACGTCGGCGCCGGCCTCCATGTCGCCCAGGGCCGCACCGTACAGCGTCTTGGCGCGCTCCGCCGCGGAGATCGGTGCGGCGAGCATGCGGGCGAGGTCGGCCGTGACCTGCTGGCCGCCCATCGGCACGACGTCGGCATGGACGA
The nucleotide sequence above comes from Rhizomicrobium sp.. Encoded proteins:
- the ftsZ gene encoding cell division protein FtsZ, whose translation is MAINLKAPELTELRPRITVLGVGGAGGNAVNNMIASKLEGVEFLVANTDAQALAQSRAERRIQLGHKTTEGLGAGASPDVGRAGAEESMDEIMEQLAGSHMVFITAGMGGGTGTGAAPVIARAVREMGILCVGVVTKPFAFEGDKRMRAAERGITELQQYVHTLIVIPNQNLFRVANDRTTFAQAFAMADEVLHAGVRGVTDLIVMPGLINLDFADIKSVISEMGKAMMGTGEAEGEDRASKAADMAISNPLLDDVSMKGARGVLINITGGPDLMLFEVEQAANRIRAEVDPDANIIFGNTILDDMEGRIRVSVVATGIDAEQLRMPEKVQPLRPHIKPVALKPEPAKPEPRIEPRPAVAMGVTNAVHRQHEALADELGAQLPVRPVSPAEEMILGGEEAPAIEDDIPPMPAVAAVRSAPIPRIEPMRPQPIAPEPEKKLFGLFGRKKKDEPRIEPLQQRPAPRATAQPIVARQPQQDAPKAAPSLADDLFPDHKRDEQFEIPAFLRRQSN